TCACCACGATGACGACGACAGACCCGACGCCGACCAGTGTCACGGTCACCGCGGGTTTGGTGACGAATTCGATCACCTTGGCCTTCACGTCGTCGGCGAGGCGGCGGGGGTTGGCACGTTCAACAAGCGAGTCGACTGTCGCCGCCAGTTGGTCGCGGGCGAGGTCGATCTCCTGCTTGATGGTCTCGGGATCACGGTCCGCCACGTGTCTGTCCTCCAAGTCGATGCACCTGACGAACTACCCTAGATGAGCCGGTGCGAGTCGCTACGCTCCGGTGAACAGAAAGGGACATACGTTGAGCGAGTCCACCCGCCTGGCTCCCGGCGACAAAGCGCCTGTCTTCAGCTTGCCCGACGCCGACGGCAAGAAGGTGTCGCTGGCCGACTACAAGGGACGCCGCGTGGTCGTGTATTTCTATCCGGCCGCCTCGACACCGGGATGCACCAAAGAGGCCTGCGACTTCCGCGACAACCTGCACGATCTCAACGACGCCGGCCTGGACGTCGTCGGAATTTCCCCCGACGCGCCCGCCAAGCTGGCCAAGTTCCGCGACGCCGAGGCGTTGACGTTCCCGCTGCTGTCCGATCCCGACCGCAAGATATTGACGGCCTGGGGCGCCTACGGCGAGAAGAAGATGTACGGCAAGACCGTGCAGGGCGTCATCCGGTCCACATTCGTCGTCGACGAGAAGGGCAAGATCGCCCTTGCCCAGTACAACGTCAAGGCCGCACACACGGCAACGTTGATCCAGAAGATCATCACGCAGGCGACCGCTGCCGGCTAGTCACTGCCACGGTGGCTACGGCGCTTCCAAAATGATCTCAGCCCCTGGCAATCACGTACTCAATGTGAGCCGTGCGGCGACTCCCCTTGTCATTCATGGGATCTCCGTCGATCGCTCACCACTCGCCGTTCCATTCGACCTGACTCTGAGCACCGGGCCCGCTCGGATACCCGGCCTCCGGTTGCTCAGGTCTCGAATTCCCGCCCTGACCCTCGATCGGCGTTCCGGCCGGATGGACCGCGGACCGAGCACAACTCCTCCGCGGCAGGATCGCGCGTGCCTCAGCGACGCTCCGTCAGTGATCGATGAACTTTCTGTGCCCGACGGGACAGCATCCGGTGTAGTAGTCGAAGCCACATTCGTCGAAGACCGGATTCAGCTTCCAGTGCGTTCCGCAATACGAATACCCGCACTCTGCGCAGAAGAACGGCGCATATTCCTTGTCGCGCCTGTAGAGCGCCGCGGCCACGTCGTCGGCCTCGCCGCGCACCACGGTGGCGACCGCCTCGTAGTCCGCGACAGCGAGGGAGTAGTTCGCGTGCCGGAGGAAGTCCCTGACCCTGAAGGTGCCCCTGCCGGAAAAGCCGGAATCGAGCTCGTGCAAGATGTCCTTCCGACCATCAGCGTAGACGGCACCCTTAGGAATCAGCTCCACCACCGCAGCTGTCTGACCGCATCCGGCAAACCCGCACGGGATCGCGGCCCTCACCCCAGTGGCCGCCGATCCGTCATTGTGGCATTATTGCAGCCTCCCACCGTCAAATGGTCACATCGAGGAAAGACGACAAACCCTTAGCAGCCCGTGTGCGAGGCCCATACCGTAGCGCGCCCAGTACAACGTCAAAGCCACCGGACACATCGCCACACGGCGCCCCGATGTGCCGGTCTGATCAGGCCAGGTTGGCCAGCAACAGCGCTTCGGCGACCGCGGCACGCTCCAATACCCCGAGATGCAAGCTCTCGTTGATGCTGTGCGCCTGCGTCGCGGGATCCTCGACGCCGGTGACCAGGATTTTCGCCGCCGGATACGCCCGCGCGAACTCGGCGATGAACGGAATCGACCCGCCCATGCCCATGTCGACGGGATCGGTACCCCACGCCTGCCGCAACGCCGCCCGGGCGGCGTCATAGACGGGGCCGCTGGCCTCGATGGCGTACGGCTGGCCGACCTCGCCCCGTATGACATTGACCTGCGCACCCCAGGGTGTGTGCCGCTGCAGATGGGCCTCCAGTGCGTCCAGGTGCGCGACGGCGTCACCACCGGGCGCAACCCGCAGACTGATCTTGGCTCGAGCCCGCGGAATCAACGTATTCGACGCTGCCGCAACCGATGTGGTCTCGATGCCGATCACGGTGATCGCGGGTTTGGCCCAGAGTCGCTGGGGTACCGAGCGGGAACCGATTTCGCTCACCCCATCCAGCAGGCCAGCGTCTGCGCGCACCCGTTCGGGCGGGTAGTCCGGGAAGTTCAGGGCCGCAACGTCGGTTTCATGCAGCCCTGCGACTGCCACGTTGCCGTCGTCGTCGTGCAGGCTGGCCAGCAGCCGCACCAGCACACTCAACGCGTCGGGAACCACCCCGCCCCACAAGCCGGAGTGCAGGCCGTGGTCGAGCGTGGCGACCTCGACGACGCAATCGGCCAATCCGCGTAGCGACACCGTCAGCGCGGGAACCTCAGTGCTCCAATTGTCCGAATCGGCGATGACGATCACATCGGCGGCCAGCGCGTCGCGGTGGGCGGCGAGCAATCGGCCCAGTGACGGAGATCCGGATTCTTCTTCGCCCTCCACGAAGACGGTCACGCCCACCGGCGGCCGGCCGCCGTGGGCCCGGAATGCCGCCAAATGCGTTGCGATGCCAGCCTTGTCGTCGGCGGTGCCACGCCCGTACAGTCGTCCGTCGCGTTCGGTGGGCTCGAAAGGCGGCGACGCCCACTGGTCGCGGTCGCCTTCCGGCTGGACGTCATGGTGGGCATACAGCAGCACCGTGGGCGCACCCGGTGGCGGTGCATACCGTGCGATGACCGCGGGCGCTCCGCCTTCGCTAACGATCCGAACTTCGTCAAAACCGGCCTGCGACAACAGGTCTGCCACCGCCTGTGCGCTGCGGTGTACCTGATCGCGTCGAGCCGGGTCCGCCCACACCGATTCGATGCGCACCAGATCTTCGAGATCACGCCGCACCGACGGCAACACCGCACGAACCCGCTCAACCAGATCAGTCACGACCACGAGGCTAGCTATGCTGAGCCCGATATGGCGACGCGCGGCCCCGATCCGACGGCGCCGCTCTGGCGGGCGGCGCAGGTATTCCGGCTGCTGAGCTGCGTGTATGCCCTGGGCTTTCAGATCGCGGTCAACTCCGATCTGCGGCGGCCGGCGTTGGGCTGGGTGCTCTTCGCGGTGCTGATGGGCTGGAGCGCGGCGTGCGCGCTCGCCTACCTCTGCGGCTTCGGCCGACGGACTGCCTGGGTGATCGCCGAGATCGCAGTCGTCGTCGTGCTGATGCTGTCCACCAAGGTGGTAGCCACCGGGCAATGGGCACTGGACAACCAGACCTGGCCCACAACCCTGTGGGCCAGCAACGCCACCATTTCGGCGGCCCTGCAGTTCGGCGCGGCCGGCGGCATGTTGACCGGTGTCGCGGTGACGGCCGCCAACGAAACCGTCAAGGGGTACGTCAACGTCAACCTCGGACGCAGCGCGACCATTGTCATCGAGCTGGCAGTCGGGCTCGCCGTGGGGATGGCCGCGCGGACCGCCCGGCGCGCCCACGACGAACTGCAACGAGCCGCCGAATTGTCGGCAGCGCTGCACGAGCGGGAACGGCTGTCCCGGCAAGTTCACGACGGTGTCATCCAGGTGCTGGCCCTCGTCGCCAAGCGGGGCCACCAAATGGGCGGCGACGCAGCCGAATTAGCGGCGCTGGCCAGCGAGCAGGAACGCGCGCTGCGCCGCTGGCTGAGTTCCGCCGACGCCGAGCAGGACGGCGACACCCAGACCGTCGACCTCGGCGCGCTGTTGCGGCGCCGGGCGTCTGATCAGGTGTCCATGAGCCTGCCGGGTACACCGGTACCGCTGGGGCGTGGGGTGGCCGCCGAACTGGACGCGGCGGTGGGCAACGCCCTGGACAATGTCCGCTTGCACGCGGGGCCGAACGCCCGCGCCTACGTGCTGCTGGAAGATGTGGGCGATGCGGTGGCGGTGACCATTCGCGACGACGGTGTCGGCATTGCTCCGGGACGCCTCGACCAAGCCGCCAGCCAAGGTCGGCTTGGGGTCACGAAGTCGATCGTGGGCCGGTTGGCCGCGCTGGGCGGTACCGCGCAGCTGAGCACGAACACGGGCGAGGGCACCGAGTGGGAACTAAGGGTGCCACGGCGGGAAGGACGTCATGAGTGAACAGCAGTCCCCGACCGTGATGGTCGTCGACGACCATCCGATCTGGCGCGATGCCGTCGCACGCGACCTTGCCGATGACGGGTTCAACGTCGTCGCCACCGCCGACGGCGTGGCAGCGGCGCGGCGACGGGCCGCGGTCGTCAAGCCCGATGTGGTGCTCATGGACATGCGCCTGGCCGACGGCAACGGCGTGCAGGCGACGACGGAGGTGCTCGAGGTCTCTCCGGCCACCCGGGTGCTGGTCCTGTCGGCCTCGGACGAACGCGAGGACGTTTTGGAGGCGGTCAAAGCCGGGGCGAGGGGATACCTGGTCAAGAGCGCCTCCAAGGCGGAACTCAGTGATGCCGTGCGAGCCACCGCGGCCGGGCGGGCCGTGTTCACCCCGAGCCTGGCCGGACTCGTGCTGGGTGAGTATCGGCGCATCGCCACGAGCACCGACTCGGGACCGGCTCGCCCCAGCCTCACCGAGCGGGAGACCGAGGTACTGCGATACGTCGCAAAAGGCCTGTCCGCCAAGCAGATTGCCGAAAAGCTCTCGCTGAGTCATCGCACCGTCGAAAACCACGTGCAGGCGACGTTTCGCAAGTTGCAGGTCGCCAATCGGGTGGAGTTGACCCGCTACGCCATCGAGCACGGCCTCGACGAGTAGCCCGGATCGCGTATCCATTCCGCGGCGCCGCCCGCTAACGAGCGCGAGCAGACGCGGAATCGCATCAAAACCTGCGGTTTTTGCGATTCCGCGTCTGCTCGCCCACTCTAGGGTGACTCGAGAATGGCCACCGCTGCAGCGGTATCCCCTTCGTGGGTCAGCGAGACATGGATGGTCACATCGGCCAGATGCTTGGCGATTTCGCCGGTTAGCCGCACCCGCGGCCGGCCCCACATGTCGGTGACCACCTCGATGTCACGGTGAATGTCCTCCGGCAGCATGGGCCGCTGCGCGAACCGCGAACCGGACCAGGCCTTGATCACCGCTTCCTTGGCGGCCCAGCGGGCCGCGAGGTGCCGGGCCGCCGACGAACTCTTGTCCGAGGCGTCCCGCCGCTCGCCGGGGGTGAAGGTCGTCGCGAACACCGTTCCCGGTTGGTCGACCTGCTCGGCGAAATCAGGAATGGAGACGAGGTCGATCCCCACACCGACGATGCCCATGGGTCGCCACGTTAACGGATGATCGAAGTCATCCGATAAATGCCTCGCCGTCGCCCAGCCTGGCGGCCGGATTGAGCAACATCGCAGCCTCCTGCGGCTTCTCCGGCTGCTGGTGGTCGAAACGGCGGTCCGCGGGCCGCTCGTACATCGGCGTACCGCCGGCGATGGCCGCGGCCAGACGGCGCCGACCGGCCAGCAACCGCGCGTCGGCCCGGCGCTGGTAGTCCGCCCGCTGCTCGGGGTCCATGGCGGCGATGAAGGCCTGCGGGTGTACGAGGGCTATCAGGCCGGACACGTGGCCGAACCCGAGACTGGTCACCAACCCGGCCTTGAGCGGGTACTTCTCGCCCAGCCGCAAGGTGTCGCGGACCCACACGAAGTGCTCCGATCCGGCCAGCTCGTCGTCAACGCAATCCAGACTGCGGTTGGGCGGAATGACACCGTCACGAAGGATCTGGCACAGCCCCATCATCTGGAACACCGCGGCGCCGCCCTTGGCATGGCCGGTGAGGCTCTTCTGCGACACCACGAACAGCGGGGCGCCCTCGGAGCGGCCCAGCGCGTCGGCGAGCCGCTCGTGCAGTTCGGTCTCGTTCGGGTCGTTGGCCAGCGTCGAGGTGTCGTGCTTGGAGATCACCGCGATGTCGTCAGCACCCACGCCCAGCTTGGCCAGCGAACGCGCCAGCACCGAATCCCGGCCGCCGCGGCCCGCACCCAAAGCCCCGATGCCCGGAGCCGGAATCGAAGTGTGCACACCGTCTGCGAAGGACTGAGCGAAGCCCACCACGGCCAACACCGGTAAGCCCATCTTCAGTGCCAGGTCGCCGCGGGCCAGCAGGATGGTGCCGCCGCCTTGGGCCTCCACGAACCCGAGCCGTCGCCGGTCGTTGGGCCGGGAGAACTTCGAGTCGTCGATGCCCCGGCCCCGCATCATCGCCGTGTCGGCGGTGGCCGCCATGTCACCGAAGCCGATGATGGCCTCCAGCGTCAGGTCGTCGAACCCGCCGGCCACCACCAGCTCGGCCTTGCCCAGCCGGATCTTGTCGACGCCCTCCTCGACCGACACCGCCGCGGTCGCGCAGGCGCCGACCGGGTGGATCATCGAGCCGTAACTGCCCACATAGGACTGAACCACATGCGCGGCAACGACATTGGGCAGCACTTCCTGCAGGATGTCGTTCGGCTTGTTCCGGCCGAGCAGATTGCCGTGGTACATGGTCTGCATGGAGGTCATTCCGCCCATGCCGGTGCCCTGCGTGTTGGCCACCAGGCTCGGGTGCACCCAGCGCATCAGGTCGGCCGGAGTGAAGCCGGCAGACAGGAACGCGTCGACGGTCGCGATGATGTTCCACAGCGCTACCCGGTCGATCGAGGCGGCCATGTCCTGGCTGATTCCCCACACCGTCGGGTCGAACCCGGTGGGGATCTGCGCCCCGACGGTCCGCGACAGCTTGGTCTTGCGCGGCACCCGAATCTCGGTGCCGGCCTTGCGGATTACCTGCCAGTCGGTGGTGTTGGGCACCGGCCGGACTACGGTGTGTTCGGGGTCGAACTGGACGAACGCCCGGGCCTCGGCCTCGGTGGACACCACGAAGCTGAAGTCCTTGTCCAGGAACACCGATACCAGCAGCGGCGACGCGTGGTCGGGATCGATAGCGCCGTCGTCAACGAACTCGCGAATTCCCACTTTTTCCACCACGGCGTCGTGGTAGCGCTCGACAAGCTCGGCCTCGTCGACCAACTCACCCGATTCGGTGTCGTACCAACCGGGTTGCGGGTCGTCTTCCCAGCGGATCAATCCGGTGGTCCAGGCCAGCTCGAGGACACCGGCCGCCGACAGTTCGTCGTCGACCTCCATCTCGAAGCGGGTGCGCGACGAGCCGTACGGGCCCAGTTCGGCGCCACCGACGATCACCACCAGATCGGCGGGGTCGACGTCGAGGTCGGCCCAGTCCGGCGGCGGCGCCGGGGTGTGCGCGCGCGGCGGCGATGGCAGCGCGGCGATGATGCCCGGCGCCGTCTCCTCCTCGACGGCCGACGCGTCGGCGGACATCTGCTCACGAGCCTTGGCGGCCAGCTCAGCCATGTCGAGATCAGCCTCGGCCAGGCCTCCGGTCAGGTCCGCCTTGATCGGCGAACTGGCCGCGGCGACTTTGGATTCCACGTCGCACAGGCCGAGCAGCATCGCCGCCATCTCGTCGGTCGAGTAGGTGGTGACACCGGCCTCTTCGACCGCGGTGACGATGGCGTCGTTGTGGCCCATCAGCCCGGTGCCGCGAGTCCACCCGATCAGGGCATGCGCCAGGCTGACCCGCGTCGCCCAGGACGATTCGGCATGCCAACGGCTCACCACCGCGTCCAGCGCCGACTTGGCTTCACCGTAAGCACCGTCGCCGCCGAACATCCCGCGGTTGGGCGAGCCGGGCAGCACCACGTGCAACCGCGACGCGATGTCGCGCTCGGCGCCGATGGTCGACAGGCCGCCGATCAGCCGCTGCACGGCCCACAGCAGCACCTTCATTTCCATCTCGGCACGCGAGCCGGCCTCCGACAGATCGCCGACCACGCGGGGCGCCGCGAACGGGAACAACAGTGTCGGGGTCTGCGCGTCCTTGATGTGAATCGACTGTGGCCCAAGGCTTTCCGTCTGCTCGGTGCCAACCCACCCGACCAGCGCGTCGATATCGGAGTAGGACGCCATGTTGGCCGCGACCACCCACAACACCGCGCCGTAGCGGGCGTGGTCGCGATACAGCGTGCGGTAGAACGCCAGTCGCTGCTGGTCAAGCTTGGAGGTGGTCGCGATCACGGTGGCGCCTCCGTCGAGCAGCCGCGCCACCACTGACGCCGCGATAGAGCCCTTCGACGCGCCGGTCACCACGGCCACTTCGTCGCTGTAAGGGCCGGGGTCCGGGTTCTCGGCACCGGCGGCGATCCGGCCGTACAGCGACGCGTGGATCTGCCGGCCCGCGGCCAGTGACTTGCCCTGCCACCAGGTGGCCTGGGTCGCCACGACGTGGCCGGTGCCCTCGAAACGCTCGGACAGCCGCGCCCAGTCGGCGTCAATGTCGCTTTCGTCGGTCAGCCATAGCTTGACCAGGTCTTCGCGGGCGCTGGCCCAGCGGTCGTCGAAAACGACCGCCTTCTTGCCGTCGAATACCGGGGCCACCAGACGCGGCCAGTCCGCGCCCAGTTCGCCCGTGACCAAGTCGATCAGCTCGGCGTCGGTGGCTGCCGCGGGTGCGGTCACCGGGTCGTCGAGCCCCAGCTGGCCCAGCACCAGGCGAGCCGCCGAGGCGAGCACCCCGTCCGGGCCGGTGATCTGATCGGTGAATTCGCTCAGCGCGGCCGCGTCGACGGTGGCACCGCCGCCACCGCCCGCCGACGGCAGCGCCACGGCGACGCCGCGGCGCGCGGCAACCGACGCGACCGCGGCGTCGATCACCTTGTCGACGGACACAGCGTCCGCCAACGCGCCCTCGTGCAGGTTGCCCAGCGCACCGCCGCGGACGCTGGTGCCCTCCCGGGTTCCCAGCGCGACTTCGACGGTGACGTGTTTGGCCCAGCCGTCACCGAGCTCCCAGGTCTTCTTCACCCGCTCGGCGATCGCACCCGGCCGCTTGCCCGACGGCCCCAGAACCGTGCGCAGCTGATCGTTGATCGCGTCGGAAAGCACCGGCCCGTAGGGCTTGTAGGTGCGAGCCAGCTTGGTGACCTGCGCCCGCAGCCCGGCCAGGTCGGCCTCGGCCGCGCCGTCGATGGCGCCCAGGTTCAGCTCGGAGCCCAGGTCCACCAGCAGCTGGTTGCGCCGAGACGACGCGCCGTCGGTGATCGATTCGATGGAGTCCAGCTCTTCGATCTGGTCGATCCGCATCTTGGCCGACAGCGCGATCAGCGCCAGCGTGGCATCGGCGGCGTCGAAGGCGATGTCGTCCGGCCGAGCGGCACCCGAAGGTGCCGCGGGCGCGGGAGCCGTTGCGGCAGCAGCAGTTTCGGCCGGCTCAGCCGACTCCCCAATGGGTTCGTCGACTTCCGGCTCCGGCTCGGGGTCGGTGTCGGTGGCGAACAGCACCGCGGCATCGCGCTCGGCGTTGAG
The nucleotide sequence above comes from Mycobacterium pseudokansasii. Encoded proteins:
- a CDS encoding response regulator, which codes for MSEQQSPTVMVVDDHPIWRDAVARDLADDGFNVVATADGVAAARRRAAVVKPDVVLMDMRLADGNGVQATTEVLEVSPATRVLVLSASDEREDVLEAVKAGARGYLVKSASKAELSDAVRATAAGRAVFTPSLAGLVLGEYRRIATSTDSGPARPSLTERETEVLRYVAKGLSAKQIAEKLSLSHRTVENHVQATFRKLQVANRVELTRYAIEHGLDE
- the bcp gene encoding thioredoxin-dependent thiol peroxidase, whose translation is MSESTRLAPGDKAPVFSLPDADGKKVSLADYKGRRVVVYFYPAASTPGCTKEACDFRDNLHDLNDAGLDVVGISPDAPAKLAKFRDAEALTFPLLSDPDRKILTAWGAYGEKKMYGKTVQGVIRSTFVVDEKGKIALAQYNVKAAHTATLIQKIITQATAAG
- a CDS encoding dipeptidase; the protein is MGAARRHIGLSIASLVVVTDLVERVRAVLPSVRRDLEDLVRIESVWADPARRDQVHRSAQAVADLLSQAGFDEVRIVSEGGAPAVIARYAPPPGAPTVLLYAHHDVQPEGDRDQWASPPFEPTERDGRLYGRGTADDKAGIATHLAAFRAHGGRPPVGVTVFVEGEEESGSPSLGRLLAAHRDALAADVIVIADSDNWSTEVPALTVSLRGLADCVVEVATLDHGLHSGLWGGVVPDALSVLVRLLASLHDDDGNVAVAGLHETDVAALNFPDYPPERVRADAGLLDGVSEIGSRSVPQRLWAKPAITVIGIETTSVAAASNTLIPRARAKISLRVAPGGDAVAHLDALEAHLQRHTPWGAQVNVIRGEVGQPYAIEASGPVYDAARAALRQAWGTDPVDMGMGGSIPFIAEFARAYPAAKILVTGVEDPATQAHSINESLHLGVLERAAVAEALLLANLA
- a CDS encoding DUF3618 domain-containing protein, which codes for MADRDPETIKQEIDLARDQLAATVDSLVERANPRRLADDVKAKVIEFVTKPAVTVTLVGVGSVVVIVVIRNIRNR
- the macS gene encoding MacS family sensor histidine kinase; this encodes MATRGPDPTAPLWRAAQVFRLLSCVYALGFQIAVNSDLRRPALGWVLFAVLMGWSAACALAYLCGFGRRTAWVIAEIAVVVVLMLSTKVVATGQWALDNQTWPTTLWASNATISAALQFGAAGGMLTGVAVTAANETVKGYVNVNLGRSATIVIELAVGLAVGMAARTARRAHDELQRAAELSAALHERERLSRQVHDGVIQVLALVAKRGHQMGGDAAELAALASEQERALRRWLSSADAEQDGDTQTVDLGALLRRRASDQVSMSLPGTPVPLGRGVAAELDAAVGNALDNVRLHAGPNARAYVLLEDVGDAVAVTIRDDGVGIAPGRLDQAASQGRLGVTKSIVGRLAALGGTAQLSTNTGEGTEWELRVPRREGRHE
- a CDS encoding holo-ACP synthase, with the translated sequence MGIVGVGIDLVSIPDFAEQVDQPGTVFATTFTPGERRDASDKSSSAARHLAARWAAKEAVIKAWSGSRFAQRPMLPEDIHRDIEVVTDMWGRPRVRLTGEIAKHLADVTIHVSLTHEGDTAAAVAILESP